AGCCGTGCTCAGCTGGAATGGCAGATCCGCCGCCGCGCCACCGAGCTGCCCCAGGTCGAACTCGTCAACCGCGGCGTGGCCCATCCGCGGTTCGACCAGGCCGCCGGTCGGGTCACGGGTGTCGTGCTCGACGACGGTGAGACCATCGACGCCGATCTTGTGGTGGACGCCTCCGGCCGCGGCAGCCGACTTCCGGTGTGGTTGCAGGAGTGGGGTTTCGAACGTCCTCGTGAAGACTCCGTCAAGATCGGCGTCACCTACGCCTCGCATCGCGTGCGCATCCCCGACGGCATGATGTCCGAGAAGATGGTCCTGATGAGCGCCGGCCACGACCGACCGCTCGGCATGGGCATGCTGTTCCACGAGGACGGCGTCTGGACCGTGACGGCCTTCGGTGTGGGTAAGGCCGAACCGCCCAAGGACCTCGATGGCATCCACGAATTGGCGGACACGGTGCTGCCACCGCACATCAGCACTGCGCTGCGCGCCGGAGAACCGGTGGGCGAGATGAACTTTCACCGCTACCCCGTCAGCAGGTGGCGGCGCTACGACAAACTCGACCGCATGCCCGAGGGCATCTTCCCCTTCGGCGATGCCGTGGTCAGCATGAACCCGACCTACGGGCAGGGAGTCACCCTGAGCACCATTCAAGCCGCGAACCTGCGGTCCGTGCTCGCCAGCGGCGGCGATGTGGTCAACAGATTGGCGCGCAGCACCGCGCGGAGCACGTTCCCGGTGTGGACCATGAACGCCGTCGCCGACTACGTCGGCCACAATGCCGAGGGTGAGCATCCGCGCTGGTACGGGCCGATGTTCGGGCTGTTCGACCAGTTCCTCGGCGCTGCCGAGACCGATCCCGTTCTCGCCGAGTGGTTCCTGCGGCGCACCAGCCTGCTCGACAGCCTCTACCTGCGCCCGTCTCCCCGACTGGTGGGGCGTGCGGTGCGGCACAACATGCGCGCGTGGATGGCCGAGCGCCGCAATCGACCCGCAGACGTGCCCGTCGCCGTCGCCGACGGCGGCTAGATCCCCACCGTCGCGCGGAACAGCGTCGCGGCGCGGGCGGCAACCAGCCGGATGGGTCCCTCGTCCGCCGACACCCAAGCCGCAGAGCCACGTTCGAGCGTCAACTCACCCGACTTGGCGACCACGTCCACTTCGCCCTGCGAGCAGATGAGGATCTGTGGGCCCTCGTGCGGGCAGGGAGCATCCACCTCGTGTCCGAGGTCGGCGCCGTCGAGGTGCAGGACTGACACCGCGAACTCATCGGCCGGGGTCAGATAGCTGCACTCGATCCCATCCCGCTCGATTCCAGGATGCAGATCGTCGGCAGTGGCCGGAGTGAAGTTCAGTACGCGCAGCAGTTCCGGGACGTCGACGTGCTTGGGCGTCAATCCACCGCGAAGGACGTTGTCCGAGTTGGCCATCACCTCAACACCCACGCCCCGCAGATAACTGTGCAGATTGCCCGCCGGCAGGTAGATGGCCTCACCGGCTTCGAGGTGGACGCAGTTCAGCAGCAGCGCCGCAAGCACCCCGGCGTCTCCGGGATACCGTTCACCGAGTTCCAGGATCGCTCTGGCCTCGGCGACGAATTCCGTTGCGCCCGACTGGACGTAGTTGATCGCACCCTCGAGGACCGCAGGCACCAGGACGTCGAGTTCGGGCTGCGGCAGCGTGATCCAGGTGGTGAACAGTGCGCGCAGGCCGTCGGACTCGGCACCCCCGGACAGAAGCGCCACGTACGGATCGAGTTCGGAGACCGCCAGTGCGCGCAGCAGTTCGATGGTCTGGGCCGCCGGCCGGAAACCTGCCATCGCGTCGAAAGGCTCAAGGGCGATCAGGATCTCGGGTTTGTGGCTTCGGTCGCGGTAATTGCGCACGGGCGAGTTGACCGGCACGCCGAGCCGGTCCTCACGGGCGAACCCCTCGACGGCCTGTTCGGTGCTCGGATGCGCCTGCAGCGACAGCGGTTCATCGGCGGCCAGCACCTTCACCAGAAAGGGCAGCACATCGCCGAAGCGCGACCGCACCGCGGACCCGAGTTGTCCCTCCGGGTCCGCACGCAGCGCATCCAACAGGCTGTGCTCTCCGTCGGGTGTCTGCACCCAGGCCGGGTCGGCCGGATGCGCACCCAGCCACAGTTCGGCCTCAGGATGGGGCGCCGGCACCGGCCGGCCCGTGAAGTCCGCGATTGCGGTTCTCGATCCCCATGCGTATGTCCGTATCGCCCCGCGCAACAGGTCCACTACTCGATCCCCTGTGTCTTCTCAGTCCCCATCTGGTGTCCTCAGCCCCCAGCCAGACGCAGATACACGGCTGCCATCTCCAGCCGAACGGCGAGCGTAGCCAGCTGCTGTTCTGGTCTGCCATGGGCCAGTGCGGTGGGATCGCCAGCCAGGTCCGGCACGTCCTGTGCGCCGACGACGTCGACGTCGTCGAATCCCGCGACCCGGGCGACCACGGCCGACCGCTCCGCGCCCAGCGTCAGCGCCACGATCCGCAGACGCGCGGGCAGCGGCCCGTCGAGTTCCTCGTCGTGGAACAAGGCGTCGACGGGGTCGGCGCCGCCGCCCGTCGCCGCGGCCGAACGCAGTGCCACCAACCCATCCGCGAGTCCACCGGAAGCCACCGGTTCTCCCGTCACCCGCAGGAAGAACGAAGCGGCGTGGCGGGCCAGCGCCAACGTCGCAGGACTGTCGCCCACGAACGCCGTACCGCGGCCGCCGATCCGATCCGCAAGGGACTTCGCGGCGTTGGTGACGATCTCTCGCGCCGCGCTGTTGCGCAGCGCTTCTGCGTCCAAGTCGTCGGCCAGCGCCGCGAGATCGACATGGACGGCGGGGTCGACGGCCTGGGCGATGGCCAGGCCCGCGGCCAGATACCGGCACAGGCCGAACTCGTCAGGTACCCAGACGCGCGGGGACAGCGCCACCGCGCGCCCGGCGGATGCGTCCCGAAGCGGCCCCTCCGCGGGCGCGACGACGACCACCCGGGCGCCGCGACGCACGCCTGTCGCGGCGGCCGCGACCAGCACCGGGTCCGCGGGGTCGTCACCGGCTACCACCAGCACATCGAGGGGTCCGATCCACGGCGGCACCTCGTACACAGGCACGATCGGCTCGGCGGTGACACCGGCGAGGACGGCCGCAAGCATCACCCCCGCAGACTCAGCGGTGCCGCGGCCCGAGACCCAGATCAGGGAGCGGGGGCGCTCGCCGCGCAGTGGATCGAGCACGCCCTCCTCGACGGCCGCGGCAGTCGCCCGCACCTGAGCACCCGCCATCGACGCCGCACGCAGCAGACCGTCGCGGTCGGCGGCGATCAGGCCGGATGCGTCGTCGAGGTCGACGGAGGCGCGGGTGGCGTTCACGGAACCGCCTCAGCCGCTGACTCGAGTGCCGCGATTTCGGCGTCCACGTCGCTGACGATCGCGGCGACCTCGTCGGCAGTGCGGGCTTCGACGTTGAGGCGCAGCAGCGGTTCGGTGTTGGAGGTGCGCAGGTTGAACCAGGCCCCTTCTCCGAGATCGACTGTCACACCATCGAGATGGTCGATCGACTGGATGCGCGTGCCGAACGTCGTGAGCACCGCCTCCACGCAGGCGGGCGCATCGCGGACGGTGAAGTTGATCTCGCCGGAAGCCTCGTAGCGCTGGTAGTCGGCGGTCAGCTCCGACAGCGGGCGATCTGAACGTCCAAGCGCAGCAAGGACATACAGTGCCGCAAGCATGCCGGAGTCGGCACCCCAGAAGTCCCGGAAGTAGTAATGCGCGGAATGCTCCCCACCGAATATCGCCCCGGTCTCGGCCATCAGCGCCTTGATGTAGGAGTGGCCGACGCGCGAACGGACCGGTGTGCCACCACGTTCGACGATCAGTTCGGGCACTGCCCGCGACGTGATCAGGTTGTGGATGACCGTGGCGCCGATCTCGCGGCCGAGTTCACCCGCGGCCACCAGGGCCGTGACCGCCGAGGGCGACACCGGGCGGCCCCGTTCGTCGACGACGAAGCACCGGTCCGCGTCCCCGTCGAACGCCAGGCCGATGTCGGCACCCTGAGCGACGACGAACCCTTGGAGATCGACCAGGTTCGCGGGGTCCAAGGGGTTGGCCTCGTGATTGGGGAACGTGCCATCGAGTTCGAAGTAGAGCGGCAGCACGGTGAGCGCGTCGATCGCGTCGAGCGTGGCCGGCACGGTGTGGCCCGCCATACCGTTGCCCGCGTCCACCGCCACCCGCAGGGGGCGCAGTCCGGTGACGTCGACGATCGAGCGCAGGAACGCGCTGTAGTCGGCGAGCACGTCGCGGTCGGAGACCGTTCCCGCGGGCCCGTCGTACCCCAGCACGCCGGCGATGAGGTCGTCGCGGATGGCGGCAAGCCCGGTGTCCTGCCCGACCGGCTTGGCCCCCGCGCGGCACAGCTTGATGCCGTTGTATGCGGCCGGGTTGTGGCTCGCGGTGAACATCGCGCCCGGACAGTCCAGCAGCCCGGAGGCGAAGTAGAGCTGATCGGTGGATGCCAGTCCGATCCGCACGACGTCCAGACCCTGCCCCATGACTCCGTCGGCGAACGCCGCGGCCAACTCGGGCGAACTCGCCCGCATGTCGTATCCGATCACGACCTGAGTGGAGTCACCCCGCACCAACCGCGCGAATGCCGCGCCGACCGCACCCACGAACTCCGCGTTCAGCTGTTCCCCCACCAGCCCCCGAACGTCGTACGCCTTGATGACGCTGTTGACCGCGTCCGCGGCGAAACCGGGGGAACCCGACATGGAGAACTCCTGACAGAACACGACGGCTGTGACGCCGCCTACGAAAACCAGAACGTTGTCTGCCAGCCTAGCGGTCGCGGCGCAGTGCGACTCGGCTGTCGAATCGCGTGCGGGCCGCGACTTCAGTCGCTGGGATCGGGCAGAACGCGCAGGTGTCCACGCCGGCGCCCGACACCGGTCGCGCGGTGCGGAGGCGGAGCCAGGACGGCTCCGGTGTGCGAGGCGGACTGGTGCCCGGTGGGTTCGGAGAACCCTGCGACGGGCACCGTCCGGGCCGGGGCTTCGCGTCCTTCGCGGACAGCGTCGGCCAAGGCCACCAGGTCGTCTTCGTCGGGAAAATCGGGCTGCGCTGGCAGGGGTCCCGAATGCCGGACCAACTCCCACCCCCGGGGCGCGGTGATGCGCCCGGCATGGGAGACGCAGAGATCCCACGAGTGCGGCTCGCGCACAGTGGCCAGCGGCCCCACGACGGCTGTCGAATCGGCATAGACGAACGTCAACGTCGCCACCGCATAATGGGGGCACCCGGGCCGGCAGCAGCGACGGGGAACATTCACTCCGTGAGGCTATCGTGCGGATTCCGTTCGGTCGCGTCGGACACGCGCACACGACGCGGCGCTGCCGAACCGTTACCCGACCACTTCTGCGCGCCCGATAACATCAGCCGATGGCCGATTCCCGCAGTTCTGGGCGTAGCCGGTCACGCCGACGATCGACGCGGCATGGCCGGGAAGTGCGCGGTCCGTTGCTGCCACCGACGGTTCCGGGCTGGCGCAGTCGGGCCGAACGCTTCGACATGGCCGTCCTCGAGGCCTATGAGCCCATCGAGCGCACGTGGCAGGAGCGCCTGACGGCGCTGGACATCGCGGTCGACGAGATTCCGCGCATCTCACCACGGGATCCCGAGAACGTTCAGTTCCCGCCCGAGGTCATCGCCGACGGCCCGATCGCGCTGGCCAGGCTCATGCCGGCTGGTGTCGACGTCCGCGGAAACGCCACCCGCGCGCGAATCGTGTTGTTCCGCAAGCCGATAGAACGTCGCGCCAAGGACACCACTGAACTCGGTGACGTACTGCACGAGATCCTGGTGGCCCAAGTCGCCACCTATCTGGGGGTGGAACCGTCGGTCATCGACCCGTCTTTCGACGAGGATTGACGTCTCGGTCGCTGCACATCGGTCCTGAACAGCGAAACGCCCGCCTCAGGCGCCACGTTCCGCCGGTGTGAATGGTCACAGCGGGATTCGTGCCGAGACGGGCGAGCAGAAACTGACCCCCAATCGACCCGCGATCCGCGGGCCGACCTCTCAAAGTTTGCTAGATGATGCCGCGCTTGAGCCGTCGACGCTCACGCTCGGACAGACCGCCCCAGATGCCGAAGCGTTCATCGTTGGCCAACGCGTACTCGAGGCACGCATCGCGCACCTCGCAGCCCAAGCAGATGCGCTTGGCTTCGCGGGTGGATCCGCCCTTCTCCGGGAAGAAGGCCTCTGGATCCGTCTGCGCACAGAGCGCCCGCTCCTGCCACTCATCGTCCTCGGTAGCCGGTGCCGACGCGAAATCGTCTGGCACCAAACTCAAGTGAGGACGGCCCGCCGCGCCCACCGAGACCGAGTCCGTGTTGGTGTGCGGTGCACTTCCCAATGAGCCGTAGAGGTGCTCATAGGACATGTTCCGCCTCCTCACCTTTTGTTCGTCAATTCGTGAAATGTCGCCCACTGTTGTTCTGTGGCCATTCCATTCGAACATACGATCGAATCTCGGTCTGCGACACCGGAACCGGCCGGCCAACCTTGAAATGACACTGATGTGATTAGACACGTGTTAGCTGCTGGGGTCAAGCGCTGAGGTCGAAATTCATACCACCAATTTCCGGGAATTCGGCGTGGCGTTGCCTGGGCGTGTCGTGTGAGTAATCGCACTGAGATTTCTGCGTGTCAAACGGCACACACCAGTTGGGTGCCAGCTCGGGTACACCGCCTAGTCTCGTTCGATGTGAGGATCACCGTACTGGTTGGCGGAGTGGGCGGCGCCCGCTTCCTGTTGGGCGTTCAGCGATTGCTGGGCTTGGGGCAGTTTGCGGACGGCGAATCACCGGCCCATGAACTCACCGCGGTGGTCAACATCGGCGACGACGCCTGGATGCACGGCGTGCGGATCTGCCCGGACCTCGACACCTGCATGTACACCCTCGGCGGCGGCATCGACCCCGAGCGGGGCTGGGGGCATCGCAACGAGACCTGGAACGCCAAGGAGGAGCTTGCGGCCTACGGCGTGCAGCCCGACTGGTTCGGCTTGGGCGACCGCGACCTCGCGACCCACCTGGTACGCACCCAGATGCTGCGGGCCGGGTATCCGCTGTCCGACGTCACCGAAGCGCTGTGCGTGCGCTGGCAGCCCGGCGCGCGCCTGCTGCCGGCCTCCGACGACCGCTGCGAGACCCACGTCGTGATCACCGACCCCGAGTCCGGAGATCGGCGTGCCATCCACTTCCAGGAGTGGTGGGTGCGCTACCGGGCAGGAGTGCCCACACACAGCTTCGCGTTCGTCGGCGCAGAGAAGGCCGCGGCCACCACCGCCGTCAGCGAGGCCATCGCCGACGCCGACGTGGTGTTCCTGGCCCCTTCCAACCCCGTCGTCAGCATCGGCGCAATCCTCGCGATCCCCGGCGTCCGCGGGGCGCTGCGCTCCACCTCCGCCCCGGTCGTCGGATACTCCCCCATCATCGGCGGAAAGCCGTTGCGCGGTATGGCTGACGAGTGCCTGTCGGTGATCGGCGTCGAGTCCACCTCTCAGGCGGTCGGAGAGCACTACGGCGCCCGGTCCGGCACCGGCATCCTCGACGGCTGGCTGGTGCACGAGGGCGACCACGCGGCGCTCGACGGAGTCACCGTGCGGTCGGTTCCGCTGCTG
The DNA window shown above is from Mycolicibacterium confluentis and carries:
- a CDS encoding FAD-dependent oxidoreductase; amino-acid sequence: MTRTPKLQPKHVVIIGGSIAGLCAARVLSDHCDRVTLFERDELPDQPVNRSAIPQGQHVHLLMARGGEELEKLFPGILDEMVAAGVPVVRNDPDSIHFSAAGHVLGTGRTLESTYTAYVPSRAQLEWQIRRRATELPQVELVNRGVAHPRFDQAAGRVTGVVLDDGETIDADLVVDASGRGSRLPVWLQEWGFERPREDSVKIGVTYASHRVRIPDGMMSEKMVLMSAGHDRPLGMGMLFHEDGVWTVTAFGVGKAEPPKDLDGIHELADTVLPPHISTALRAGEPVGEMNFHRYPVSRWRRYDKLDRMPEGIFPFGDAVVSMNPTYGQGVTLSTIQAANLRSVLASGGDVVNRLARSTARSTFPVWTMNAVADYVGHNAEGEHPRWYGPMFGLFDQFLGAAETDPVLAEWFLRRTSLLDSLYLRPSPRLVGRAVRHNMRAWMAERRNRPADVPVAVADGG
- the manA gene encoding mannose-6-phosphate isomerase, class I: MDLLRGAIRTYAWGSRTAIADFTGRPVPAPHPEAELWLGAHPADPAWVQTPDGEHSLLDALRADPEGQLGSAVRSRFGDVLPFLVKVLAADEPLSLQAHPSTEQAVEGFAREDRLGVPVNSPVRNYRDRSHKPEILIALEPFDAMAGFRPAAQTIELLRALAVSELDPYVALLSGGAESDGLRALFTTWITLPQPELDVLVPAVLEGAINYVQSGATEFVAEARAILELGERYPGDAGVLAALLLNCVHLEAGEAIYLPAGNLHSYLRGVGVEVMANSDNVLRGGLTPKHVDVPELLRVLNFTPATADDLHPGIERDGIECSYLTPADEFAVSVLHLDGADLGHEVDAPCPHEGPQILICSQGEVDVVAKSGELTLERGSAAWVSADEGPIRLVAARAATLFRATVGI
- a CDS encoding TobH protein, giving the protein MNATRASVDLDDASGLIAADRDGLLRAASMAGAQVRATAAAVEEGVLDPLRGERPRSLIWVSGRGTAESAGVMLAAVLAGVTAEPIVPVYEVPPWIGPLDVLVVAGDDPADPVLVAAAATGVRRGARVVVVAPAEGPLRDASAGRAVALSPRVWVPDEFGLCRYLAAGLAIAQAVDPAVHVDLAALADDLDAEALRNSAAREIVTNAAKSLADRIGGRGTAFVGDSPATLALARHAASFFLRVTGEPVASGGLADGLVALRSAAATGGGADPVDALFHDEELDGPLPARLRIVALTLGAERSAVVARVAGFDDVDVVGAQDVPDLAGDPTALAHGRPEQQLATLAVRLEMAAVYLRLAGG
- a CDS encoding phosphomannomutase/phosphoglucomutase, which encodes MSGSPGFAADAVNSVIKAYDVRGLVGEQLNAEFVGAVGAAFARLVRGDSTQVVIGYDMRASSPELAAAFADGVMGQGLDVVRIGLASTDQLYFASGLLDCPGAMFTASHNPAAYNGIKLCRAGAKPVGQDTGLAAIRDDLIAGVLGYDGPAGTVSDRDVLADYSAFLRSIVDVTGLRPLRVAVDAGNGMAGHTVPATLDAIDALTVLPLYFELDGTFPNHEANPLDPANLVDLQGFVVAQGADIGLAFDGDADRCFVVDERGRPVSPSAVTALVAAGELGREIGATVIHNLITSRAVPELIVERGGTPVRSRVGHSYIKALMAETGAIFGGEHSAHYYFRDFWGADSGMLAALYVLAALGRSDRPLSELTADYQRYEASGEINFTVRDAPACVEAVLTTFGTRIQSIDHLDGVTVDLGEGAWFNLRTSNTEPLLRLNVEARTADEVAAIVSDVDAEIAALESAAEAVP
- a CDS encoding DUF3499 domain-containing protein, coding for MNVPRRCCRPGCPHYAVATLTFVYADSTAVVGPLATVREPHSWDLCVSHAGRITAPRGWELVRHSGPLPAQPDFPDEDDLVALADAVREGREAPARTVPVAGFSEPTGHQSASHTGAVLAPPPHRATGVGRRRGHLRVLPDPSD
- a CDS encoding metallopeptidase family protein, with the translated sequence MRGPLLPPTVPGWRSRAERFDMAVLEAYEPIERTWQERLTALDIAVDEIPRISPRDPENVQFPPEVIADGPIALARLMPAGVDVRGNATRARIVLFRKPIERRAKDTTELGDVLHEILVAQVATYLGVEPSVIDPSFDED
- a CDS encoding WhiB family transcriptional regulator, with product MSYEHLYGSLGSAPHTNTDSVSVGAAGRPHLSLVPDDFASAPATEDDEWQERALCAQTDPEAFFPEKGGSTREAKRICLGCEVRDACLEYALANDERFGIWGGLSERERRRLKRGII
- the cofD gene encoding 2-phospho-L-lactate transferase; the protein is MRITVLVGGVGGARFLLGVQRLLGLGQFADGESPAHELTAVVNIGDDAWMHGVRICPDLDTCMYTLGGGIDPERGWGHRNETWNAKEELAAYGVQPDWFGLGDRDLATHLVRTQMLRAGYPLSDVTEALCVRWQPGARLLPASDDRCETHVVITDPESGDRRAIHFQEWWVRYRAGVPTHSFAFVGAEKAAATTAVSEAIADADVVFLAPSNPVVSIGAILAIPGVRGALRSTSAPVVGYSPIIGGKPLRGMADECLSVIGVESTSQAVGEHYGARSGTGILDGWLVHEGDHAALDGVTVRSVPLLMTNPDATAAMVRAGLELVGLDAP